The following proteins are co-located in the Fodinibius salicampi genome:
- a CDS encoding flagellar hook-basal body protein, with the protein MIERLEAQMRAMQMLSKTQDITADNLANINTPGFKGNKVFYQMVKEQVDGKEVTRTVPMQQVDMTQGVLEATDNKFDFAIKGEGFFMVEGQNGRQLTRDGRFSIDTDGYLVDGNGGRVIGNSGPINMPDYIKASGRNNKSAEIEVATDGTIRIDEEVFDKIMTVEVKDTSRLERQGSNYFAVREEQLVEDHSSSIMQGYYEKGNVNPLNEMVDMMKTVKMFESQQRAIRTTDEMLSQATSKLGQF; encoded by the coding sequence ATGATAGAAAGATTAGAAGCCCAGATGCGGGCCATGCAGATGTTATCGAAGACACAGGACATCACTGCTGACAACCTTGCCAATATAAATACACCGGGATTTAAGGGAAACAAGGTATTTTATCAGATGGTTAAAGAGCAGGTCGACGGTAAAGAAGTTACCAGAACCGTTCCCATGCAGCAGGTAGATATGACCCAGGGAGTACTGGAAGCTACTGATAATAAGTTCGATTTCGCTATCAAGGGCGAAGGATTCTTTATGGTAGAAGGGCAGAATGGAAGGCAACTAACCCGGGATGGAAGGTTTAGCATCGATACAGATGGGTACTTGGTTGATGGGAATGGCGGCCGTGTCATAGGCAATTCAGGTCCTATTAATATGCCCGATTATATCAAGGCCAGTGGTCGTAATAACAAGAGTGCAGAGATTGAGGTTGCCACTGATGGGACAATCCGTATTGATGAAGAGGTTTTTGATAAGATTATGACCGTTGAAGTTAAAGACACTTCGAGACTTGAACGCCAGGGGAGTAATTATTTTGCGGTTAGGGAAGAACAGCTGGTAGAAGATCACTCAAGCAGCATTATGCAGGGGTACTATGAAAAGGGAAATGTTAATCCCCTGAATGAAATGGTTGATATGATGAAGACAGTAAAGATGTTTGAGTCACAACAACGAGCAATTAGAACTACAGATGAAATGTTAAGTCAGGCTACATCAAAGCTTGGCCAATTTTAA